From Daucus carota subsp. sativus chromosome 6, DH1 v3.0, whole genome shotgun sequence, the proteins below share one genomic window:
- the LOC108225705 gene encoding sister chromatid cohesion protein PDS5 homolog C isoform X1 produces the protein MDYSEKELEEKLRVAGERLAQLPTRVDVLLPLLDEVEDLLAKVEQSPSQSIQNAYSQSMKALLAEQLLRHANVDVQVAVASCISEITRITAPEAPYTDDQMKEVFQLIVSSFVDLSDMSSRSYNKRASILETVAKVRSCVVMLDLECEELITEMFQHFLSSIRDEHPEKILTSMETIMTLVLEESEDVSLELLTPILESLKRNDEEIPTAARKLGERVFEKCAAKLKPYIRKAVKSLGFSLDSYSEIVATVCNGSNGEVDHKDGNVSSLEHLAGETNLNTSFVEAAQDAEEPVTEEPCMEDVPLEVQKSLKSLSNEMTETGDEEMSNASDPLKKTDEGNISNKSLDVDTSRVDTDDIDTTKAGKVDLKQVKTAKRRGRKPRNTKPSNSSPIESDKEAEVTCQKVSDKGSEELPDVAKDVPTPVEKNALVDAEAAGEKEQVPFSSKEISENEGNVSPVSPNRSVLDESPKKAGLSSKEENLAQEDTLMKSAPGMSGKEISPESHSDKKKLNSALEDSPSVDSAHTEAADIDNGQEVELPNRSEKMPECLAEEHELSKDPCSATVVAADGGSDPDIKPQKLSRNKKGGKGDEPSEVLDSTKVSAGSTDSENKVHNQSGNKLENLAEEDEPLESLSPKVDDKISESEEKPQKRSGKKAARTKKTTRISKRKMPGRKGTSKIETEDSSDDEAEQQKQSVEEDSSESETKPLVSAGKESTRRHRGKNSGKGDSSEAKVPIKKQDTVKESEPETDSDGSDLKVKPVVQSGKGKRSRHRGRPLRSLAKGGVAGSKMSSEKADTTNKDEDSSKKNSERRAQVKNTKERVLLNPQANKEDEDINISPRSTSKLVKDDDQSEDAKGNAKRKRTPAREKVPGDIEYGMNLVGAKIKVWWPDDKQYYEGIIESFDRAKKKHKVSYTDGDEEVLHLQKERWELVDDDTMQEDANEDSSPDSSTKSRSRKKAKANAVQSLKLKQKDVSPRSGRGGAAASSKSKGAASKSGGKVDSKLKDKKSKVTGKSEDNSESEDLSVDDVPGAARKSKDDDANMPRIKQKSKIESPRTVTKAKAKSPQTGNTLNGTGKGKSGLLKVKDSGKTPEVKSTDTSKSKKSSGKSGKKRRRGY, from the exons ATGGATTACTCGGAGAAGGAGCTTGAAGAGAAGCTTCGAGTAGCTGGAGAGAGGCTCGCGCAGCTGCCCACTCGAGTCGATGTGCTTCTCCCTCTTCTCGAT GAAGTTGAGGATCTTCTAGCAAAGGTGGAGCAGTCACCTTCACAATCGATACAAAATGCATATTCTCAGTCCATGAAAGCATTGCTGGCCGAACAACTTCTAAGGCATGCAAATGTTGATGTACAAGTTGCCGTTGCGTCCTGCATCAGTGAGATTACTAGAATCACTGCACCTGAAGCACCATACACTGACGATCAGATGAAA GAAGTATTTCAGCTGATTGTATCATCATTTGTGGATCTGTCCGACATGTCTAGCAGATCGTATAACAAGCGTGCATCTATTCTTGAAACTGTTGCCAAGGTCAGGTCATGTGTTGTAATGTTAGATCTTGAATGTGAAGAGCTAATTACCGAGATGTTTCAGCACTTTCTAAGCTCGATAAG AGATGAGCATCCAGAAAAAATTTTGACATCCATGGAAACAATAATGACTCTTGTACTGGAGGAAAGCGAAGATGTCTCACTGGAGCTTTTAACACCCATACTCGAAAGTTTAAAAAGGAATGATGAG GAAATTCCAACTGCTGCTCGGAAATTGGGGGAGCGTGTGTTTGAGAAGTGCGCAGCGAAACTTAAACCTTATATCAGGAAAGCTGTGAAGTCTTTGGGATTCTCTTTGGATAGCTACAGTGAAATTGTTGCTACAGTTTGCAATGGTTCCAATGGTGAGGTTGACCACAAAGATGGAAATGTTTCTTCTCTGGAGCATTTG GCTGGTGAGACCAATTTAAATACATCTTTTGTTGAGGCAGCCCAg GATGCAGAAGAACCTGTAACAGAAGAGCCTTGTATGGAAGATGTTCCTCTCGAGGTGCAGAAATCTTTGAAGTCGCTGAGTAATGAAATGACTGAGACCGGCGATGAAGAGATGTCTAATGCTTCCGATCCCCTAAAAAAGACTGATGAGGGTAATATCAGTAACAAGTCTTTGGATGTTGATACAAGCAGAGTTGACACAGATGATATTGATACTACAAAAGCGGGCAAAGTTGATTTGAAGCAAGTAAAAACTGCCAAGAGAAGAGGGAGAAAACCTCGCAACACGAAACCCTCCAATTCTTCACCTATAGAAAGTGATAAAGAAGCTGAGGTTACATGTCAGAAGGTAAGTGACAAAGGATCTGAGGAATTGCCAGACGTTGCAAAAGATGTCCCTACTCCGGTTGAGAAGAATGCACTTGTTGATGCAGAGGCAGCTGGAGAAAAAGAACAGGTTCCATTTTCTTCGAAAGAAATATCGGAAAATGAAGGTAATGTTTCTCCTGTGTCCCCAAACAGGAGTGTTCTTGATGAAAGTCCTAAGAAGGCTGGTTTGTCAAGTAAGGAAGAAAATTTGGCTCAAGAAGATACTTTAATGAAATCTGCTCCTGGAATGAGTGGGAAAGAAATTAGTCCAGAAAGCCACTCTGATAAGAAGAAATTAAATTCAGCTCTTGAAGATTCACCATCAGTGGATAGTGCTCACACTGAAGCAGCTGATATTGACAATGGTCAGGAAGTTGAGCTCCCAAATCGCTCTGAAAAGATGCCAGAATGCCTTGCTGAAGAACATGAATTATCTAAAGATCCATGTTCGGCAACTGTTGTAGCAGCAGATGGGGGCAGTGATCCGGACATCAAACCACAAAAGCTTTCTAGGAATAAGAAAGGGGGTAAAGGAGATGAACCTTCTGAAGTTCTTGATTCAACAAAGGTATCTGCTGGAAGTACAGATTCAGAAAACAAAGTGCATAACCAGTCTGGAAACAAACTGGAGAACTTGGCTGAAGAAGACGAACCTCTGGAATCTCTTTCACCAAAGGTAGATGACAAGATTAGTGAATCTGAAGAAAAGCCACAGAAGCGGTCAGGGAAGAAAGCTGCCCGTACGAAGAAAACTACTCGCATTTCAAAGAGGAAGATGCCAGGTAGAAAAGGTACTTCCAAAATCGAGACAGAGGATAGCAGTGATGACGAGGCAGAACAGCAAAAACAGTCTGTTGAGGAGGATAGCAGTGAATCGGAGACGAAGCCGTTAGTCTCAGCAGGTAAGGAGTCAACACGAAGGCACAGGGGAAAGAATTCAGGTAAGGGTGATTCGTCAGAGGCAAAGGTGCCCATTAAGAAGCAAGATACAGTTAAAGAGAGCGAGCCGGAGACAGATAGTGATGGAAGTGACTTAAAAGTGAAGCCAGTGGTGCAATCTGGTAAGGGGAAAAGAAGCAGACATAGGGGAAGACCTCTAAGAAGTTTAGCCAAGGGTGGGGTGGCAGGGTCGAAGATGTCTAGTGAGAAGGCTGACACAACCAACAAGGATGAAGATTCATCTAAAAAAAATTCCGAAAGGCGTGCACAAGTGAAGAATACAAAGGAGAGAGTTTTATTGAACCCCCAGGCTAATAAGGAAGATGAA GATATTAATATTTCTCCGCGTTCCACCTCAAAACTAGTCaaagatgatgatcaatctGAAGATGCTAAAGGAAATGCGAAGAGGAAGCGTACACCGGCCAGAGAAAAG GTTCCTGGAGATATCGAGTATGGTATGAATCTAGTTGGTGCTAAAATTAAAGTGTGGTGGCCGGATGACAAACA ATACTATGAAGGCATTATAGAATCATTTGATCGTGCGAAGAAGAAACATAAG gtATCGTATACTGATGGTGATGAAGAGGTGTTACATCTACAGAAGGAGAGATGGGAACTTGTGGATGATGATACTATGCAG GAGGACGCAAATGAAGATTCCAGTCCTGATTCTTCTACCAAATC ACGTAGTAGGAAGAAAGCTAAAGCAAATGCTGTGCAGTCATTAAAGCTGAAACAGAAGGATGTATCACCTAGAAG TGGCAGAGGTGGAGCTGCTGCTTCAAGCAAATCGAAAGGCGCTGCTAGTAAATCTGGTGGGAAAGTTGATAGCAAATTAAAAGATAAGAAATCAAAGGTTACAGGTAAATCGGAGGACAATTCAGAAAGTGAAGATTTATCTGTTGATGACGTGCCAGGAGCAGCCAGAAAATCCAAAGATGACGATGCCAATATGCCTAGGATCAAACAGAAGTCCAAGATTGAAAGTCCGAGGACTGTAACCAAGGCGAAGGCTAAATCACCCCAAACTGGCAACACATTAAATGGCACTGGGAAGGGTAAATCTGGTTTGCTTAAGGTGAAAGACTCTGGCAAAACACCAGAGGTGAAGTCGACAGACACATCAAAGTCTAAAAAAAGTAGCGGAAAGAGTGGGAAAAAACGGCGAAGGGGGTATTAA
- the LOC108225705 gene encoding sister chromatid cohesion protein PDS5 homolog C isoform X2, with the protein MDYSEKELEEKLRVAGERLAQLPTRVDVLLPLLDEVEDLLAKVEQSPSQSIQNAYSQSMKALLAEQLLRHANVDVQVAVASCISEITRITAPEAPYTDDQMKEVFQLIVSSFVDLSDMSSRSYNKRASILETVAKVRSCVVMLDLECEELITEMFQHFLSSIRDEHPEKILTSMETIMTLVLEESEDVSLELLTPILESLKRNDEEIPTAARKLGERVFEKCAAKLKPYIRKAVKSLGFSLDSYSEIVATVCNGSNGEVDHKDGNVSSLEHLAGETNLNTSFVEAAQDAEEPVTEEPCMEDVPLEVQKSLKSLSNEMTETGDEEMSNASDPLKKTDEGNISNKSLDVDTSRVDTDDIDTTKAGKVDLKQVKTAKRRGRKPRNTKPSNSSPIESDKEAEVTCQKVSDKGSEELPDVAKDVPTPVEKNALVDAEAAGEKEQVPFSSKEISENEGNVSPVSPNRSVLDESPKKAGLSSKEENLAQEDTLMKSAPGMSGKEISPESHSDKKKLNSALEDSPSVDSAHTEAADIDNGQEVELPNRSEKMPECLAEEHELSKDPCSATVVAADGGSDPDIKPQKLSRNKKGGKGDEPSEVLDSTKVSAGSTDSENKVHNQSGNKLENLAEEDEPLESLSPKVDDKISESEEKPQKRSGKKAARTKKTTRISKRKMPGRKGTSKIETEDSSDDEAEQQKQSVEEDSSESETKPLVSAGKESTRRHRGKNSGKGDSSEAKVPIKKQDTVKESEPETDSDGSDLKVKPVVQSGKGKRSRHRGRPLRSLAKGGVAGSKMSSEKADTTNKDEDSSKKNSERRAQVKNTKERVLLNPQANKEDEDINISPRSTSKLVKDDDQSEDAKGNAKRKRTPAREKVPGDIEYGMNLVGAKIKVWWPDDKQYYEGIIESFDRAKKKHKVSYTDGDEEVLHLQKERWELVDDDTMQEDANEDSSPDSSTKSRSRKKAKANAVQSLKLKQKDVSPRRGGAAASSKSKGAASKSGGKVDSKLKDKKSKVTGKSEDNSESEDLSVDDVPGAARKSKDDDANMPRIKQKSKIESPRTVTKAKAKSPQTGNTLNGTGKGKSGLLKVKDSGKTPEVKSTDTSKSKKSSGKSGKKRRRGY; encoded by the exons ATGGATTACTCGGAGAAGGAGCTTGAAGAGAAGCTTCGAGTAGCTGGAGAGAGGCTCGCGCAGCTGCCCACTCGAGTCGATGTGCTTCTCCCTCTTCTCGAT GAAGTTGAGGATCTTCTAGCAAAGGTGGAGCAGTCACCTTCACAATCGATACAAAATGCATATTCTCAGTCCATGAAAGCATTGCTGGCCGAACAACTTCTAAGGCATGCAAATGTTGATGTACAAGTTGCCGTTGCGTCCTGCATCAGTGAGATTACTAGAATCACTGCACCTGAAGCACCATACACTGACGATCAGATGAAA GAAGTATTTCAGCTGATTGTATCATCATTTGTGGATCTGTCCGACATGTCTAGCAGATCGTATAACAAGCGTGCATCTATTCTTGAAACTGTTGCCAAGGTCAGGTCATGTGTTGTAATGTTAGATCTTGAATGTGAAGAGCTAATTACCGAGATGTTTCAGCACTTTCTAAGCTCGATAAG AGATGAGCATCCAGAAAAAATTTTGACATCCATGGAAACAATAATGACTCTTGTACTGGAGGAAAGCGAAGATGTCTCACTGGAGCTTTTAACACCCATACTCGAAAGTTTAAAAAGGAATGATGAG GAAATTCCAACTGCTGCTCGGAAATTGGGGGAGCGTGTGTTTGAGAAGTGCGCAGCGAAACTTAAACCTTATATCAGGAAAGCTGTGAAGTCTTTGGGATTCTCTTTGGATAGCTACAGTGAAATTGTTGCTACAGTTTGCAATGGTTCCAATGGTGAGGTTGACCACAAAGATGGAAATGTTTCTTCTCTGGAGCATTTG GCTGGTGAGACCAATTTAAATACATCTTTTGTTGAGGCAGCCCAg GATGCAGAAGAACCTGTAACAGAAGAGCCTTGTATGGAAGATGTTCCTCTCGAGGTGCAGAAATCTTTGAAGTCGCTGAGTAATGAAATGACTGAGACCGGCGATGAAGAGATGTCTAATGCTTCCGATCCCCTAAAAAAGACTGATGAGGGTAATATCAGTAACAAGTCTTTGGATGTTGATACAAGCAGAGTTGACACAGATGATATTGATACTACAAAAGCGGGCAAAGTTGATTTGAAGCAAGTAAAAACTGCCAAGAGAAGAGGGAGAAAACCTCGCAACACGAAACCCTCCAATTCTTCACCTATAGAAAGTGATAAAGAAGCTGAGGTTACATGTCAGAAGGTAAGTGACAAAGGATCTGAGGAATTGCCAGACGTTGCAAAAGATGTCCCTACTCCGGTTGAGAAGAATGCACTTGTTGATGCAGAGGCAGCTGGAGAAAAAGAACAGGTTCCATTTTCTTCGAAAGAAATATCGGAAAATGAAGGTAATGTTTCTCCTGTGTCCCCAAACAGGAGTGTTCTTGATGAAAGTCCTAAGAAGGCTGGTTTGTCAAGTAAGGAAGAAAATTTGGCTCAAGAAGATACTTTAATGAAATCTGCTCCTGGAATGAGTGGGAAAGAAATTAGTCCAGAAAGCCACTCTGATAAGAAGAAATTAAATTCAGCTCTTGAAGATTCACCATCAGTGGATAGTGCTCACACTGAAGCAGCTGATATTGACAATGGTCAGGAAGTTGAGCTCCCAAATCGCTCTGAAAAGATGCCAGAATGCCTTGCTGAAGAACATGAATTATCTAAAGATCCATGTTCGGCAACTGTTGTAGCAGCAGATGGGGGCAGTGATCCGGACATCAAACCACAAAAGCTTTCTAGGAATAAGAAAGGGGGTAAAGGAGATGAACCTTCTGAAGTTCTTGATTCAACAAAGGTATCTGCTGGAAGTACAGATTCAGAAAACAAAGTGCATAACCAGTCTGGAAACAAACTGGAGAACTTGGCTGAAGAAGACGAACCTCTGGAATCTCTTTCACCAAAGGTAGATGACAAGATTAGTGAATCTGAAGAAAAGCCACAGAAGCGGTCAGGGAAGAAAGCTGCCCGTACGAAGAAAACTACTCGCATTTCAAAGAGGAAGATGCCAGGTAGAAAAGGTACTTCCAAAATCGAGACAGAGGATAGCAGTGATGACGAGGCAGAACAGCAAAAACAGTCTGTTGAGGAGGATAGCAGTGAATCGGAGACGAAGCCGTTAGTCTCAGCAGGTAAGGAGTCAACACGAAGGCACAGGGGAAAGAATTCAGGTAAGGGTGATTCGTCAGAGGCAAAGGTGCCCATTAAGAAGCAAGATACAGTTAAAGAGAGCGAGCCGGAGACAGATAGTGATGGAAGTGACTTAAAAGTGAAGCCAGTGGTGCAATCTGGTAAGGGGAAAAGAAGCAGACATAGGGGAAGACCTCTAAGAAGTTTAGCCAAGGGTGGGGTGGCAGGGTCGAAGATGTCTAGTGAGAAGGCTGACACAACCAACAAGGATGAAGATTCATCTAAAAAAAATTCCGAAAGGCGTGCACAAGTGAAGAATACAAAGGAGAGAGTTTTATTGAACCCCCAGGCTAATAAGGAAGATGAA GATATTAATATTTCTCCGCGTTCCACCTCAAAACTAGTCaaagatgatgatcaatctGAAGATGCTAAAGGAAATGCGAAGAGGAAGCGTACACCGGCCAGAGAAAAG GTTCCTGGAGATATCGAGTATGGTATGAATCTAGTTGGTGCTAAAATTAAAGTGTGGTGGCCGGATGACAAACA ATACTATGAAGGCATTATAGAATCATTTGATCGTGCGAAGAAGAAACATAAG gtATCGTATACTGATGGTGATGAAGAGGTGTTACATCTACAGAAGGAGAGATGGGAACTTGTGGATGATGATACTATGCAG GAGGACGCAAATGAAGATTCCAGTCCTGATTCTTCTACCAAATC ACGTAGTAGGAAGAAAGCTAAAGCAAATGCTGTGCAGTCATTAAAGCTGAAACAGAAGGATGTATCACCTAGAAG AGGTGGAGCTGCTGCTTCAAGCAAATCGAAAGGCGCTGCTAGTAAATCTGGTGGGAAAGTTGATAGCAAATTAAAAGATAAGAAATCAAAGGTTACAGGTAAATCGGAGGACAATTCAGAAAGTGAAGATTTATCTGTTGATGACGTGCCAGGAGCAGCCAGAAAATCCAAAGATGACGATGCCAATATGCCTAGGATCAAACAGAAGTCCAAGATTGAAAGTCCGAGGACTGTAACCAAGGCGAAGGCTAAATCACCCCAAACTGGCAACACATTAAATGGCACTGGGAAGGGTAAATCTGGTTTGCTTAAGGTGAAAGACTCTGGCAAAACACCAGAGGTGAAGTCGACAGACACATCAAAGTCTAAAAAAAGTAGCGGAAAGAGTGGGAAAAAACGGCGAAGGGGGTATTAA